A stretch of the Synechocystis sp. PCC 7338 genome encodes the following:
- a CDS encoding anti-sigma factor, which translates to MESLNPIAVQELLAGYVLEDLTPAEQAQVEELLSQNPALVQEVEQLRATLNLLPLGLSSADVPPPLLLSSSPVNQFSPSVVKLTPKFPWGKIALGGLLATAIAGLGWQNYRLNQQLATIEQTNQTLQQVLDSQGDQQQTQQLSTYRQVVNLLQEPNQNFLTLRATQATSQATGSLIVGAESASALLVLKDVPPITDGKIYQLWAVIDGQKVPCRSFLPNAQGEVLLEIPFEKWFSASEVIVTEEKEGSVRQPQGEMVIQGRQMPFQS; encoded by the coding sequence ATGGAATCCCTAAACCCGATCGCCGTGCAGGAATTGTTAGCGGGCTATGTGCTAGAAGATTTAACTCCGGCGGAGCAGGCCCAGGTGGAAGAGTTATTAAGCCAAAATCCGGCTTTAGTGCAGGAAGTTGAGCAACTGCGGGCTACCCTCAACCTTTTGCCCTTGGGACTATCTTCCGCCGACGTTCCCCCTCCCTTATTACTTTCCTCATCTCCCGTTAATCAGTTTTCTCCATCAGTAGTTAAACTCACCCCCAAGTTTCCCTGGGGAAAAATTGCTTTGGGCGGTTTACTTGCCACGGCGATCGCCGGTTTGGGCTGGCAAAATTATCGACTAAATCAACAGTTGGCCACCATTGAGCAAACCAATCAGACATTGCAACAGGTGCTTGACTCCCAGGGGGACCAACAACAAACCCAACAATTATCGACCTATCGCCAGGTGGTCAATCTTCTCCAGGAACCGAACCAAAACTTTTTGACTCTACGGGCTACCCAGGCCACATCCCAGGCAACGGGGAGTTTAATTGTGGGGGCGGAAAGCGCCTCTGCCCTACTGGTGCTAAAGGATGTCCCCCCGATTACGGATGGCAAGATTTACCAACTTTGGGCTGTGATCGATGGCCAAAAAGTGCCCTGTCGTTCCTTTCTACCCAATGCCCAAGGGGAAGTTTTGCTAGAGATTCCTTTTGAAAAATGGTTTTCCGCCTCGGAAGTGATAGTCACCGAGGAAAAAGAAGGCTCTGTCCGTCAACCCCAGGGGGAAATGGTTATCCAGGGTCGGCAAATGCCTTTCCAATCCTGA
- a CDS encoding sigma-70 family RNA polymerase sigma factor gives MQVVVQEQDDGEIMAAAQRGDSLALGILYNRYGAVVYRLALRILQRSQDAEDLTQEIFLGLETTTRYDPQRGNLLNFLLTLTRSRALNRIRQGQSRGRLLKACQHNHLTNVPNLPMENAALSEVSQRVASALETLPPNQRQVLELAYYEGLSQSEITQKLAIPLGTVKSRSRQGLLKLKNLLQDLVE, from the coding sequence ATGCAAGTTGTGGTGCAAGAGCAAGATGACGGAGAAATTATGGCGGCGGCGCAACGGGGAGATTCCTTGGCCCTAGGAATCCTCTATAACCGCTATGGCGCAGTGGTTTATCGTTTGGCTTTGCGGATATTGCAACGCTCCCAGGATGCGGAGGATTTAACCCAGGAAATTTTCCTTGGCCTAGAAACCACCACTCGTTATGACCCCCAACGGGGAAATTTACTCAATTTTTTGCTGACCCTCACCCGTTCCCGCGCCCTGAACAGAATTCGCCAGGGTCAGAGTCGAGGGCGGCTTCTAAAAGCTTGTCAACACAACCATTTAACGAATGTTCCCAATTTACCGATGGAAAACGCTGCTTTGTCTGAGGTGTCCCAACGGGTAGCTTCTGCTTTGGAGACCTTACCCCCTAACCAACGGCAGGTGCTGGAACTGGCTTACTATGAAGGACTGAGTCAGTCGGAAATTACCCAAAAATTGGCCATTCCCCTCGGTACGGTTAAAAGTCGTTCTCGTCAGGGGTTATTAAAGCTGAAAAATTTATTACAGGATCTTGTGGAGTAA
- a CDS encoding cytochrome c biogenesis protein CcdA, translated as MLNRARRYFSPTAPWAFCLILFLGTLSLVVLTRQWGPLTAGLDHFIAAVENHYQQWFDQQNTGNPLVLLPLAFLGGLLASFSPCILALLPVNLSYIGTLQVNSRRQALAKASLFVLGTVIVLSLFGLVSAFATAVIVDFKGYVHLAIGAIILVMGLSFAGLIHLPLPRTQISLPVAGPLGVGMTFALVSSPCASPVLFAVLAAASTTGSQSLSVVTMVFYALGYTAVIFLASLFTGLIKQSRTLLKHSHWVTRLGSGLLMLAGGYYLLTGLGWFF; from the coding sequence ATGTTAAACCGTGCCCGTCGTTACTTTTCCCCCACGGCCCCCTGGGCGTTTTGTCTGATTTTATTCCTTGGGACTTTGTCCTTAGTTGTGCTCACCCGTCAATGGGGGCCCCTAACAGCTGGGTTGGATCATTTTATTGCCGCCGTTGAAAATCATTACCAGCAATGGTTTGACCAGCAAAATACCGGTAATCCCCTGGTATTGTTACCCCTGGCTTTTTTGGGAGGATTGCTGGCTAGTTTTTCCCCCTGTATTTTGGCTTTGTTGCCGGTGAATCTGAGCTATATTGGCACTCTCCAAGTCAATTCCCGCCGCCAAGCTCTGGCCAAAGCTAGTTTATTTGTCTTGGGTACGGTGATTGTACTCAGCTTATTTGGCTTGGTCTCCGCCTTTGCCACCGCCGTTATTGTGGACTTCAAGGGTTACGTCCATTTGGCGATCGGGGCCATTATTCTAGTCATGGGATTAAGTTTTGCTGGGCTAATCCACTTACCTTTACCCCGGACCCAAATTAGTTTGCCCGTGGCCGGGCCCCTAGGAGTGGGTATGACCTTTGCTTTAGTGAGTTCCCCCTGTGCCAGTCCGGTGTTATTTGCCGTGTTGGCCGCCGCTTCCACCACTGGTTCCCAGAGCTTAAGTGTGGTGACCATGGTTTTCTATGCTTTGGGTTACACCGCCGTTATTTTCCTGGCTAGCTTGTTTACTGGCCTGATCAAGCAAAGCCGAACTTTGCTAAAACACTCCCACTGGGTTACAAGACTTGGTAGTGGGTTGTTGATGTTGGCGGGGGGATATTATCTGCTGACGGGACTGGGTTGGTTTTTCTAG
- the pstA gene encoding phosphate ABC transporter permease PstA, with protein sequence MTAVNLKKKKSDLRTLFGYSMTAISGACLLATVIPLFAVLIFVAIQGFRSINLNLFLKLPPAPGLGGGGVGNAIIGTFIVVAIATAISVPIGVLSAVYLSEFSGDNQIARAVRFATNLLSGIPSIIAGVFAYGALVSSGLFGFSAIAGGVALAVLMLPTIIRTTDEALQIVPQEIRWAALGVGAYRYQTVLFVVLPAALSSIITGVTLAIARAAGETAPLIFTALYSNFWPRGLKEPIATLAVLVYNFASVPYKSQQELAWAASLLLVFLVLITNITARFFTRKKAY encoded by the coding sequence ATGACCGCTGTTAATCTCAAAAAGAAAAAATCCGACCTGAGAACCCTCTTTGGTTACTCCATGACTGCCATATCGGGGGCCTGTTTGTTGGCCACGGTCATTCCCCTGTTCGCGGTGCTGATTTTTGTTGCCATTCAGGGTTTCCGTAGCATCAACTTAAACCTCTTTTTGAAACTGCCGCCAGCCCCTGGTTTAGGCGGTGGTGGGGTGGGCAATGCCATCATCGGGACTTTCATAGTGGTGGCGATCGCCACGGCAATTTCTGTGCCCATTGGGGTGTTGAGTGCGGTTTATCTTTCCGAATTCAGTGGTGATAACCAAATCGCGAGGGCTGTGCGTTTTGCCACCAACCTGTTGAGCGGTATTCCTTCCATCATTGCGGGGGTATTTGCCTACGGCGCTCTGGTTTCCTCCGGTTTATTTGGTTTTTCTGCCATTGCCGGTGGGGTTGCCTTGGCGGTGTTGATGTTGCCCACCATTATCCGCACCACGGACGAAGCCCTACAAATTGTGCCCCAGGAGATTCGCTGGGCGGCCCTAGGAGTAGGAGCTTATCGCTACCAGACAGTTTTGTTTGTGGTGTTGCCGGCGGCCCTCTCCTCGATCATTACCGGGGTAACGTTGGCGATCGCCAGGGCCGCTGGAGAAACGGCTCCGTTAATTTTTACTGCCCTATATTCAAATTTTTGGCCCCGGGGACTAAAAGAACCCATCGCCACCCTAGCTGTGTTGGTTTATAACTTTGCTTCGGTGCCCTACAAATCCCAACAGGAGCTAGCCTGGGCGGCTTCGTTATTGTTGGTATTTTTGGTGCTGATCACCAACATCACGGCACGGTTCTTTACTCGAAAGAAGGCTTATTAG
- the pstB gene encoding phosphate ABC transporter ATP-binding protein PstB, translating to MVVSDGVATKGVLEAQGVNVYYGSHLAVKNCNIAIPERRVVAFIGPSGCGKSTMLRCFNRMNDLVAIARVEGRITYHGADIYAPTVDPVGLRCSIGMVFQKANPFPKSIYENIAWGAKLNNFQGDMDELVETSLRRAALWDEVKDKLKASGFSLSGGQQQRLCIARAIAVQPEVILMDEPCSALDPISTLKIEGLMHELKEQFTIVIVTHNMQQASRVSDYTAFFNVESVDRGAKVGSLVEYGPTEEIFQNPLQESTRDYVSGRFG from the coding sequence ATGGTAGTTTCCGATGGCGTAGCCACCAAGGGGGTCTTAGAAGCCCAAGGCGTTAACGTTTACTATGGCTCCCACCTGGCAGTTAAAAACTGTAACATTGCCATTCCCGAAAGGCGGGTGGTGGCCTTCATTGGCCCCTCCGGTTGTGGTAAGAGCACCATGCTCCGTTGTTTTAACCGCATGAATGACCTAGTGGCGATCGCCAGGGTGGAAGGGCGCATTACCTATCATGGTGCGGATATTTATGCCCCCACAGTGGACCCAGTGGGTTTACGTTGTTCCATTGGCATGGTGTTCCAAAAAGCCAATCCTTTTCCCAAATCCATTTACGAAAACATTGCTTGGGGAGCAAAGCTCAACAACTTTCAAGGGGACATGGACGAACTGGTGGAAACTTCCCTGCGGCGGGCGGCCCTCTGGGATGAAGTGAAAGATAAATTAAAGGCCAGTGGCTTTTCCCTTTCCGGTGGTCAGCAACAACGCCTCTGTATTGCCCGGGCGATCGCCGTACAACCGGAGGTGATTTTGATGGATGAACCCTGTTCTGCCCTTGACCCCATTTCAACTCTGAAAATAGAAGGGTTAATGCACGAGCTTAAAGAGCAATTCACCATTGTGATTGTGACCCACAATATGCAACAGGCATCCCGAGTTTCAGACTACACCGCCTTTTTCAATGTGGAATCGGTGGACAGGGGAGCGAAGGTGGGTAGTTTGGTGGAGTATGGCCCCACGGAGGAAATTTTCCAAAATCCTTTGCAGGAGTCCACGCGGGATTATGTCAGTGGTCGTTTCGGTTAA
- a CDS encoding cation:proton antiporter, translating to MFMNPLLPPLWPIIATAVETETEIAPLVLAGVLLSLVVIYFASKLGGEVCLRLNLPPVLGELVGGVLVGVSALKLLLFPEGGLAPEDSLVIQLLMGSADLSPEAAASVFSAQSEVISVISELGVIILLFEIGLESNLKELIRVGPQAAIVAVVGVVTPFSLGTIGLMVIFGVAAIPAIFAGAALTATSIGITAKVLAEINRLSSNEGQIIIGAAVLDDILGIIVLAVVGSLVKTGEIQISNIIYLILSATGFVVGSILIGRLLSPFYVSLVNRMKTRGQLLLVSICVAFVLSYIAQIVQLEAILGSFAAGLILAETEKREDLEEQILPLADFFVPVFFVCVGAKTDVSVLNPAVPANREGLIIAAFLIVVAIVGKVVTGFTLFGKSELNKLAIGVGMIPRGEVGLVFAGVGAASGALDPATDAAIIVMVIVTTFVAPPWLRAVFESAKKEEAQEKPVPTPE from the coding sequence ATGTTTATGAACCCATTGCTCCCTCCCCTGTGGCCGATAATTGCCACCGCCGTAGAAACAGAGACGGAAATAGCTCCATTGGTATTGGCCGGGGTACTCCTCAGCCTGGTGGTGATCTATTTTGCCAGTAAGTTGGGCGGGGAGGTTTGTCTCCGACTCAATCTGCCGCCAGTGCTGGGAGAATTGGTGGGGGGCGTTTTGGTGGGGGTTTCTGCCCTGAAACTATTGTTATTTCCCGAAGGAGGTCTGGCTCCCGAAGATTCCCTGGTTATTCAACTGTTGATGGGGTCGGCGGATTTATCCCCAGAAGCAGCCGCATCGGTCTTCAGTGCCCAGAGTGAGGTAATCTCAGTCATTTCTGAGTTGGGGGTCATTATTCTCCTATTCGAAATTGGTTTGGAGTCTAACCTCAAGGAACTGATTCGGGTGGGGCCCCAGGCGGCGATCGTGGCAGTGGTGGGGGTAGTAACTCCCTTCAGTCTCGGCACCATTGGCCTGATGGTCATTTTTGGGGTAGCGGCCATTCCGGCAATTTTTGCGGGGGCGGCTTTGACGGCCACTAGCATTGGCATCACTGCTAAGGTATTGGCGGAGATTAATCGCCTCAGTTCCAATGAAGGACAGATCATTATTGGGGCGGCGGTATTGGACGATATCCTCGGCATTATTGTGCTGGCGGTGGTGGGTAGCCTGGTAAAAACTGGGGAAATCCAAATCAGCAATATTATCTACTTGATCCTCAGTGCCACCGGTTTTGTGGTGGGTTCAATTTTAATTGGTCGCCTGCTCAGTCCCTTCTATGTCAGCTTAGTCAACCGCATGAAAACCAGGGGTCAGTTGCTCTTGGTATCCATTTGCGTGGCATTCGTCCTTTCCTACATTGCCCAAATTGTCCAGTTAGAGGCAATTTTGGGTTCCTTTGCGGCGGGGTTAATCCTGGCGGAAACAGAAAAGCGGGAAGATTTGGAAGAGCAAATTTTGCCCCTGGCGGACTTTTTTGTGCCGGTATTTTTTGTCTGTGTGGGGGCCAAGACGGATGTCAGTGTGCTCAACCCCGCTGTGCCTGCTAACCGAGAGGGTTTGATTATTGCCGCCTTTTTAATTGTGGTGGCGATCGTGGGTAAGGTGGTTACTGGTTTTACCCTGTTTGGTAAGTCGGAATTGAACAAACTGGCGATCGGGGTAGGTATGATTCCCCGGGGAGAAGTTGGTCTAGTTTTTGCTGGGGTAGGGGCCGCCAGTGGAGCTTTGGATCCGGCAACCGATGCCGCCATTATTGTGATGGTCATTGTTACTACCTTTGTGGCTCCCCCTTGGCTACGGGCTGTGTTTGAAAGCGCCAAAAAGGAGGAAGCTCAGGAAAAGCCAGTTCCCACCCCAGAGTAA
- a CDS encoding PIN domain-containing protein has product MSMNGKSLLDTNIIIALFLNETIAKEKLVASSQIFVPSIVIGELCYGARKSGRVQANLNSPLS; this is encoded by the coding sequence ATGTCGATGAATGGTAAGTCTTTGCTTGATACAAATATAATTATTGCTCTTTTTTTAAATGAGACAATAGCCAAAGAAAAGCTCGTTGCATCCAGTCAGATTTTTGTTCCAAGTATTGTCATTGGTGAACTATGTTACGGTGCCAGAAAATCTGGACGAGTCCAAGCCAATTTGAATAGCCCTCTTTCCTGA
- a CDS encoding 4'-phosphopantetheinyl transferase superfamily protein, producing the protein MFPQPQIWLCPTDRPLIPGYQALLSSEEMARGERYQRPQDKQRFLTMRLALRILLARHLNCLPQQLQFTYGPQGKPELVSRELRSPWFNVAHSSNYGLIGLSTEGEIGVDLQIMVPKAHGLKLARRFFSLQETEQLENLPPEERIKLFYQLWTAKEAFLKATGQGISGGLHQVMPSKNLDQYQCLPSNYETKQWQLSSQRLFGNQADQTVNDNYWTAIAWRTNPVNRLPSSPWPTIEPFSWPRNLDSFL; encoded by the coding sequence GTGTTCCCCCAACCCCAGATTTGGCTTTGTCCCACCGATCGCCCCTTAATTCCGGGTTATCAAGCCCTATTAAGTTCCGAAGAAATGGCCCGGGGTGAACGCTACCAACGGCCCCAAGATAAGCAGCGATTTTTGACCATGCGCCTGGCGTTACGCATACTGCTAGCCCGTCACCTTAATTGTCTGCCCCAGCAATTACAGTTCACCTATGGCCCCCAAGGTAAGCCGGAGTTGGTCAGCAGAGAACTGCGATCGCCATGGTTTAACGTTGCCCATAGTAGTAATTATGGCTTGATTGGTTTAAGTACAGAGGGGGAAATTGGGGTTGATTTGCAAATCATGGTCCCTAAAGCCCATGGCTTAAAATTAGCTAGACGATTTTTTTCCCTGCAGGAAACCGAGCAATTGGAAAATTTGCCGCCGGAGGAAAGAATTAAACTTTTTTACCAGCTTTGGACAGCCAAGGAGGCATTTTTAAAAGCCACGGGGCAGGGCATCAGCGGCGGTTTGCACCAAGTTATGCCGAGCAAAAATTTAGATCAATATCAATGCTTACCAAGTAACTATGAAACGAAGCAGTGGCAATTATCCAGTCAGCGTTTATTTGGGAATCAGGCAGATCAGACTGTGAACGATAATTATTGGACGGCGATCGCCTGGCGCACTAATCCGGTCAACAGGCTCCCATCTTCCCCGTGGCCGACCATTGAACCATTCTCCTGGCCCCGTAACCTTGATTCATTTCTCTAG
- the pstC gene encoding phosphate ABC transporter permease subunit PstC has product MTTAPYSRTEPLASRSNLEKNLEKAFKYLTLAFAVSIGLILVAIAALIFSQSVPAIKAFGLGFVTNNTWNPVTSQYGILAIMVGTLVNSGLALLLAIPLGIGTALFLSEDFIPAKIRTVLTFMVELLAAIPSVVYGLWGIFIIIPLIKPVGMWLNEYFGWIPLFSTKPAGPGMLPASIVLAIMILPIITAIARDSLASLPPELRQASLGLGATRWETIFRVLIPAAFSGIVGGIMLALGRAMGETMAVTMIIGNSNRLSWSLLNPANTIASLLANQFAEASGMQVSALMYAGFVLIILTFIVNILAELIVNKVKAKY; this is encoded by the coding sequence ATGACCACCGCGCCCTATTCCCGGACTGAGCCTCTGGCTTCCCGCTCCAATCTCGAAAAGAATTTGGAGAAGGCTTTTAAGTATCTCACTTTAGCCTTTGCTGTTAGTATTGGTCTCATTTTGGTGGCGATCGCCGCGTTAATTTTTTCCCAATCGGTGCCAGCCATTAAGGCTTTCGGGCTGGGCTTTGTCACCAATAATACTTGGAACCCGGTGACCAGCCAGTATGGAATCCTTGCCATTATGGTGGGCACATTGGTCAACTCCGGCTTAGCTTTACTGCTGGCCATTCCCCTAGGCATAGGGACAGCGTTGTTTTTGAGTGAGGACTTTATTCCCGCTAAAATCCGCACCGTTCTGACATTCATGGTGGAGTTGCTAGCGGCCATTCCCAGTGTAGTCTATGGGTTGTGGGGCATTTTTATCATTATTCCCCTGATTAAGCCGGTGGGAATGTGGTTGAACGAATATTTTGGTTGGATTCCTCTGTTTAGCACTAAACCTGCTGGCCCCGGTATGTTACCGGCCAGTATTGTTTTAGCCATTATGATTTTGCCCATTATCACGGCGATCGCCAGGGATTCTTTGGCTTCGTTACCGCCGGAATTACGACAGGCTTCCTTGGGATTAGGAGCTACCCGGTGGGAAACTATTTTTCGGGTGCTAATTCCCGCCGCGTTCTCCGGCATTGTGGGGGGCATTATGTTGGCCCTGGGGCGGGCCATGGGGGAAACCATGGCGGTGACCATGATCATTGGTAACTCCAATCGCCTTAGTTGGTCGTTGTTGAACCCAGCCAATACCATTGCTTCCCTGTTGGCCAACCAATTTGCCGAGGCTTCGGGAATGCAGGTTTCCGCATTGATGTATGCGGGTTTTGTGCTTATTATTCTGACTTTTATTGTCAATATTTTGGCCGAGCTAATTGTTAACAAAGTTAAGGCCAAGTATTAG
- the pstB gene encoding phosphate ABC transporter ATP-binding protein PstB: MNESPAQLLTETVPVFTAQNLDVYYGSHRAVRNVSMTIPKNKITAFIGPSGCGKSTILRCFNRLNDLIESFRLEGKVCYHSQDLYAPDIDVTAVRKNIGMVFQKPNPFPKTIFDNVVYGARVNGYKGNLEELAEDSLRRAALWDEVKDKLKASGFSLSGGQQQRLCIARAIAMQPEVLLMDEPCSALDPISTLKVEELMNELKENYTIIIVTHNMQQATRVADYTAFYNAEATEKGNKVGYLVEFDHTGKVFGDPQEQETKDYVSGRFG, from the coding sequence ATGAATGAATCCCCGGCACAATTACTAACTGAAACTGTCCCCGTCTTTACTGCTCAGAATCTCGACGTTTATTACGGTAGCCACCGGGCTGTGCGGAATGTTTCTATGACCATTCCCAAGAATAAAATTACTGCTTTCATTGGCCCCTCCGGTTGCGGTAAAAGTACCATTCTGCGTTGCTTTAATCGTCTCAATGACCTGATTGAAAGTTTCCGATTAGAGGGCAAAGTTTGCTACCACAGCCAAGACCTCTATGCACCGGACATTGACGTGACAGCGGTGCGCAAGAACATTGGCATGGTGTTCCAAAAGCCCAACCCCTTTCCCAAAACTATTTTTGACAACGTGGTTTATGGCGCTAGGGTGAACGGCTACAAAGGCAATTTAGAAGAATTGGCGGAAGACTCCCTCCGGCGGGCGGCCCTCTGGGATGAGGTAAAGGATAAATTAAAGGCCAGTGGGTTTTCCCTTTCCGGTGGACAACAGCAACGACTCTGCATTGCCCGGGCGATCGCCATGCAACCGGAAGTGTTGTTAATGGATGAACCCTGCTCAGCGCTAGACCCCATTTCTACCCTGAAAGTGGAAGAGTTGATGAATGAGCTGAAGGAAAACTACACCATCATCATCGTTACCCACAATATGCAACAGGCTACCAGGGTGGCAGACTATACCGCTTTTTACAATGCTGAAGCCACGGAAAAGGGCAATAAAGTGGGCTACCTAGTGGAATTTGACCACACAGGGAAAGTGTTTGGCGATCCCCAAGAGCAGGAGACCAAAGATTATGTTAGTGGCCGCTTTGGTTAA
- a CDS encoding low-complexity tail membrane protein gives MGASFRAEPFLWIHLAGIVVVPLALLTMMLGLALGAPFSVYGVELIFLIAVGWLPVMVMQWFKPFEIFSLLIIALRPDSLREDQLRILSLFKQGQQRWITLLGGIIGLGLLWLVYYYAPIAYPWVTDLPQIRLAGLGLGTIAYLMANLFLQVPLSVLGVLSTSQANFAEAIPLEANEIKQQFTIPGIKLRQIPLVPRIES, from the coding sequence ATGGGCGCATCTTTTCGGGCAGAACCATTTCTCTGGATTCATTTGGCGGGGATTGTGGTAGTGCCGTTGGCCCTCCTGACCATGATGCTGGGCTTAGCTCTGGGAGCCCCTTTTTCTGTTTATGGTGTGGAACTGATTTTCTTGATTGCGGTGGGCTGGTTGCCGGTAATGGTGATGCAATGGTTTAAGCCCTTTGAGATTTTCAGTTTGCTGATCATTGCCCTGCGCCCCGATAGTTTGAGGGAAGATCAACTGCGGATTTTAAGTTTGTTTAAACAGGGCCAACAACGGTGGATTACTTTGCTGGGGGGAATAATTGGCCTTGGTTTACTGTGGTTGGTTTACTACTATGCCCCGATCGCCTATCCTTGGGTAACGGATTTGCCCCAGATTCGTTTGGCGGGCCTTGGGCTAGGGACGATAGCCTATTTGATGGCCAATTTATTTTTGCAGGTGCCCCTGAGTGTGCTGGGGGTATTATCCACAAGCCAAGCCAATTTTGCTGAGGCCATTCCCCTGGAAGCGAATGAGATCAAACAACAGTTCACCATTCCCGGCATTAAGTTACGACAAATTCCTTTGGTGCCCAGAATTGAGTCCTGA
- a CDS encoding thioredoxin domain-containing protein, with product MKTTPSFLTSTLAIAFLGGVLGAASVNLSSPQVSVAQMMQTQAPKPLAPSLQGKPVVVDIYATWCPGCQTIAPTLSQLKKQYQGKVNFVVLDVSDKNTTKMAETKAKQLGLTTFFDANKTQTATVAIIDPATGMVIQQFRKNANAADYTKVIDGAISRMAKK from the coding sequence GTGAAAACTACCCCGTCTTTTTTAACATCTACTTTGGCGATCGCCTTCCTTGGTGGTGTCCTCGGTGCGGCTTCGGTGAACCTTTCCTCTCCCCAGGTCAGCGTTGCCCAAATGATGCAGACCCAGGCCCCCAAACCCCTAGCACCCTCTCTCCAAGGTAAGCCAGTGGTCGTGGATATCTATGCCACTTGGTGCCCCGGTTGTCAGACCATTGCCCCTACCCTTAGCCAATTGAAGAAGCAGTACCAGGGAAAAGTAAACTTTGTGGTACTGGATGTCTCGGACAAAAACACAACAAAAATGGCCGAAACTAAAGCAAAGCAGTTGGGGCTCACGACCTTCTTTGATGCCAATAAGACCCAAACCGCCACCGTTGCCATCATTGACCCCGCCACGGGCATGGTCATTCAACAATTTCGCAAAAATGCCAATGCCGCAGACTACACCAAGGTAATTGATGGGGCAATCTCCAGAATGGCAAAAAAATAG
- the pheS gene encoding phenylalanine--tRNA ligase subunit alpha, translating into MTISLEADLKSLQQSAQAAINGCDDLDGLDKLRVQYLGKKGELSLILKGMGKLSAEERPKFGAIANEVKEALQYDLESRKTNLQNAAIEAQLAAETLDVTMAGSYRPQGRRHPLNSTVDRVLDIFVGLGYTVATGPQVETDYYNFEALNIPADHPARDMQDTFFLKDGRLLRTHTSPVQIRYMEKHDPPIRIVAPGRVYRRDTVDATHSAVFHQVELLAINKGLSFTHLKGTIQAFIKQMFGEDLPIRFRASYFPFTEPSAEVDVQWQGKWLEVMGCGMVDPNVMEAVGYDPEIYTGFAAGFGVERFAMVLHQIDDIRRLYNSDLRFLRQF; encoded by the coding sequence ATGACTATTTCTTTGGAAGCCGATTTAAAATCCCTACAACAATCTGCCCAGGCGGCGATTAACGGTTGTGATGACCTCGATGGGTTGGATAAATTGCGGGTGCAATACTTGGGGAAAAAGGGGGAATTGTCCCTGATTCTCAAGGGCATGGGCAAACTTTCCGCGGAAGAAAGGCCTAAATTTGGGGCGATCGCCAATGAAGTGAAAGAAGCGCTCCAGTATGATTTGGAATCCCGCAAAACTAACCTACAAAATGCGGCGATCGAGGCCCAACTCGCGGCGGAAACCTTAGATGTGACCATGGCGGGCAGTTACCGTCCCCAGGGCCGTCGCCATCCCCTCAATAGCACCGTTGACCGGGTATTGGATATTTTTGTGGGCTTGGGCTACACCGTCGCCACGGGGCCCCAGGTGGAAACGGATTATTACAACTTTGAAGCATTAAATATCCCCGCTGACCACCCCGCCCGGGATATGCAGGACACCTTCTTTTTAAAAGATGGCCGCCTGCTCCGCACTCACACTTCTCCGGTGCAAATTCGCTATATGGAGAAGCACGATCCCCCCATCCGCATTGTCGCCCCCGGTCGAGTTTATCGTCGGGATACGGTGGATGCGACCCACTCTGCGGTATTCCATCAAGTGGAACTGCTGGCGATCAATAAAGGTTTATCTTTCACCCATTTGAAAGGAACCATCCAAGCGTTTATCAAACAAATGTTCGGAGAAGATTTACCGATCCGTTTCCGGGCTAGCTATTTTCCTTTTACCGAACCGTCGGCGGAAGTGGACGTGCAATGGCAAGGGAAATGGTTGGAGGTGATGGGCTGTGGCATGGTGGACCCCAACGTAATGGAAGCAGTGGGCTATGATCCAGAAATTTACACCGGCTTTGCGGCGGGCTTTGGGGTAGAAAGGTTTGCCATGGTGTTACACCAAATTGACGATATTCGTCGGCTCTATAACAGTGACTTACGCTTTCTGCGCCAGTTTTAA